The following are encoded in a window of Candidatus Jordarchaeales archaeon genomic DNA:
- a CDS encoding AAA family ATPase: MVFYVSSLDGKMDEVIRALQTYYARGHLALEGLPGTGKTRFVEFLAEKLNKPLSILMASGDTLEADILGRRELRSKDGGSETVFEKSRHMKVIEEGGIFYIDEAIALRAEIWPTLFPWLDTRRRGLLPNGEEIGGTDYMIIVSYNPTEIGRVGSQMPEPALDRFNTLKFKYHEVEVQLLISLVETRKVKQEKFEEMAMEASKLNGPVQYRGIWLGEKEFIPMVWDSGCWRDFKEKKVDEEPSFSYVAVQNVPKEYSDKLMEEAGLEEHISNMRKIADLVDKLRQVYEYGTIQLQNVELADLISSFLHQKLAPGQIRCPTQRILHKAIDAYLETYKLFGERDALNESVERVADNLSANLKPSQATEVRKIVEAVAYYVGLRKIPLETLEGI, from the coding sequence ATGGTATTTTACGTTTCAAGCTTAGATGGCAAGATGGACGAGGTTATACGTGCGCTCCAAACTTACTACGCTAGGGGTCACCTTGCGCTTGAAGGGCTTCCCGGGACTGGTAAGACCAGGTTTGTGGAGTTCTTAGCAGAGAAACTTAACAAGCCCCTGTCCATACTCATGGCTAGTGGTGACACGCTGGAGGCCGACATTCTCGGAAGAAGAGAGCTGAGAAGTAAGGATGGCGGCTCGGAAACGGTTTTCGAGAAAAGTAGGCATATGAAGGTCATAGAAGAGGGGGGAATATTCTACATCGACGAGGCTATAGCCTTAAGGGCTGAAATATGGCCAACGCTTTTCCCCTGGCTTGACACTAGGAGGCGTGGCTTGCTTCCAAACGGCGAGGAAATCGGTGGAACTGACTACATGATAATCGTATCTTATAACCCGACGGAGATCGGGAGAGTAGGCTCGCAGATGCCTGAGCCAGCGCTCGACAGGTTTAACACTCTCAAGTTCAAGTACCACGAGGTTGAAGTTCAACTTTTGATCTCCCTCGTCGAGACGAGGAAGGTGAAACAGGAGAAGTTTGAGGAGATGGCGATGGAGGCGTCGAAACTGAACGGCCCAGTGCAGTACCGTGGAATATGGCTGGGTGAGAAAGAGTTTATCCCAATGGTGTGGGACTCAGGGTGCTGGCGCGACTTCAAGGAGAAGAAGGTTGACGAAGAGCCGAGCTTTTCGTACGTCGCTGTTCAGAATGTGCCTAAGGAGTACAGTGACAAGCTCATGGAGGAAGCTGGGCTCGAGGAGCACATCTCCAACATGAGGAAGATAGCCGACCTCGTCGACAAGCTCAGACAAGTATACGAGTATGGAACCATACAGCTTCAAAACGTGGAGCTTGCAGACCTCATTTCCTCGTTCCTACACCAGAAGCTAGCCCCTGGGCAGATAAGGTGTCCAACGCAGAGAATACTCCACAAGGCGATCGACGCGTACCTTGAAACCTACAAGTTGTTCGGTGAAAGAGACGCCTTGAACGAGAGCGTTGAGCGCGTTGCCGACAACCTCAGCGCGAACCTTAAACCCTCACAGGCGACCGAGGTTAGAAAGATAGTTGAAGCTGTGGCGTACTACGTCGGCCTTAGGAAGATCCCCCTAGAAACCCTTGAAGGGATATAA
- a CDS encoding V4R domain-containing protein encodes MAEELPKDIKSFIDGIEIDESGALSFKGRRFVFAPGVLFSVSLMGALVERYSKMLEPVRRRALVNYGRKLAEKMEALGAKGVLEYYLSLEYLMGFGRNELIEFGESQVVFRVYSSLYGEETGAYFKMRGVQPSATCSSGYVAEGILNYFAEKDGKPLFTSEEVKCKAKGDEYCEFVLKRSLPAP; translated from the coding sequence ATGGCTGAGGAGCTGCCTAAGGATATAAAAAGCTTCATTGACGGCATCGAAATAGACGAAAGTGGGGCTTTGTCGTTTAAAGGGCGTAGGTTTGTGTTTGCCCCCGGGGTGCTCTTCTCCGTCTCTCTCATGGGCGCCCTCGTAGAGCGCTATAGCAAGATGCTGGAGCCAGTGAGGAGGCGTGCGCTAGTCAACTATGGTAGGAAACTTGCTGAGAAGATGGAGGCCCTCGGAGCAAAGGGCGTTCTAGAGTACTACTTATCCTTAGAGTACCTCATGGGGTTTGGGAGAAACGAGCTTATCGAGTTCGGCGAATCACAAGTGGTTTTCAGGGTTTACAGCTCGCTTTACGGAGAGGAAACGGGGGCATATTTTAAGATGAGGGGGGTGCAACCATCAGCCACGTGCAGCTCGGGGTACGTAGCTGAGGGGATTCTAAACTACTTCGCTGAAAAAGACGGGAAGCCGCTCTTCACATCGGAGGAAGTTAAGTGCAAAGCTAAGGGCGACGAGTACTGTGAGTTCGTGCTGAAGCGCTCCCTCCCGGCACCGTAA
- a CDS encoding phosphoribosyltransferase family protein, with amino-acid sequence MFLDRRHAGRLLGEAVAEKVGRVDYVLAIPNGGVAVGYEVAKRLGARLGVVVVRKIPIPWNTEAGFGAVDPDGEVVLNAPLLSRLGLRREEVEELVKWVKKGIDERVRKYGGIPNVEGKSVVVVDDGIASGVTMIAACLYVRRRRAGSVVAAAPVAPLHSFELVKSYADQIVVLEVVDTLTFAVADYYENWYDVPDEEVVQYLEGGC; translated from the coding sequence ATGTTTCTCGATAGGAGGCATGCTGGCAGGCTGCTGGGGGAGGCGGTTGCCGAAAAGGTTGGAAGAGTAGACTACGTCCTAGCGATACCTAATGGTGGAGTTGCGGTGGGCTACGAGGTTGCCAAGAGGCTGGGTGCGAGGCTAGGAGTGGTTGTCGTCAGGAAGATTCCGATCCCGTGGAACACTGAGGCTGGTTTCGGGGCCGTCGACCCCGACGGGGAGGTCGTGTTGAACGCGCCCTTACTTAGCAGGCTGGGGTTGAGGAGAGAGGAAGTTGAGGAGCTTGTGAAGTGGGTTAAAAAAGGAATCGATGAGAGGGTGCGCAAGTACGGTGGCATTCCGAACGTTGAAGGGAAGAGTGTTGTGGTCGTGGACGATGGGATAGCGTCGGGGGTCACAATGATAGCTGCATGTCTCTATGTTAGGAGGAGGAGAGCTGGCAGCGTTGTGGCGGCTGCGCCTGTAGCTCCACTACACTCGTTTGAGCTTGTTAAGAGCTACGCGGACCAGATAGTGGTTCTCGAGGTCGTCGACACCCTAACCTTCGCTGTGGCGGACTACTATGAGAACTGGTATGATGTTCCAGACGAGGAGGTTGTCCAGTACTTAGAGGGGGGGTGTTAG
- a CDS encoding HEPN domain-containing protein, with protein sequence MQLYLKATLLEKVGSYPGTHSLRELLGYLAAHTGKDELKEFVRVNRARLSAVEGVYMTSGYGSKVFYAEDAVKLVEEAIEVVDACLK encoded by the coding sequence TTGCAGCTCTACTTGAAAGCCACACTGTTAGAAAAAGTGGGAAGCTACCCGGGGACGCATAGTCTCAGAGAGCTTTTAGGGTATTTAGCCGCTCATACTGGCAAGGACGAGTTAAAGGAGTTTGTGAGAGTTAACAGAGCGAGGCTGTCAGCAGTCGAAGGCGTATACATGACTTCAGGGTATGGTTCAAAGGTTTTCTACGCCGAGGACGCCGTTAAGCTTGTCGAAGAAGCGATAGAGGTTGTTGATGCATGTTTGAAGTAG
- a CDS encoding nucleotidyltransferase domain-containing protein — MFEVARRRAQMVKEWRKWAEGICRTVKEILPEAEAYVIGSVARGDAVAASDVDLLIVLLEVPERAPGKSRDSGRDRRQIRPPMGWTSIRVPSSHKGEGKSLA, encoded by the coding sequence ATGTTTGAAGTAGCCCGAAGAAGAGCCCAGATGGTTAAAGAGTGGAGGAAGTGGGCTGAGGGAATATGCAGAACTGTGAAGGAAATACTCCCCGAGGCTGAGGCTTACGTTATAGGTAGCGTCGCTAGAGGAGACGCTGTGGCCGCAAGCGATGTCGACCTTCTTATTGTTCTACTAGAAGTGCCTGAAAGAGCGCCTGGAAAGAGCCGAGATAGTGGTCGAGATAGAAGACAGATTCGGCCTCCCATGGGATGGACATCCATTCGAGTTCCATCTAGCCACAAAGGAGAAGGCAAAAGTCTGGCTTGA
- a CDS encoding nucleotidyltransferase domain-containing protein gives MDIVKYLVKEKEEKRKYFENYLEYARKIKEAALKFFGQAEVYVFGSAVEGNYHPTLSDIDIAVVTENLEKEKDLRFKVEVRKSIGDVFEIHMLKPEQWEHYKKFIKKYLPVDQQNPPN, from the coding sequence ATGGATATCGTAAAATACCTTGTAAAAGAAAAAGAAGAGAAAAGAAAGTACTTCGAGAACTATTTAGAGTATGCCAGAAAAATAAAGGAAGCCGCCCTCAAATTTTTCGGCCAGGCGGAAGTATACGTTTTTGGGTCAGCTGTCGAAGGAAACTACCACCCAACCCTTTCAGACATAGACATAGCGGTCGTAACAGAAAACCTTGAAAAAGAAAAAGATCTAAGGTTCAAGGTTGAGGTGAGAAAAAGTATAGGAGACGTCTTCGAAATCCACATGCTAAAACCAGAACAATGGGAGCACTACAAAAAATTCATCAAAAAATATCTCCCAGTAGACCAGCAAAACCCACCTAACTAA
- a CDS encoding HEPN domain-containing protein, giving the protein MREEILVFLERARKFEEEAVELFNKGVYDLSAFHIEQSLQLYLKYILAKELGYFPRTNKLSKLFSELANLNNDFQAFFEDNEIILRDIEDAYILSRYFPRDYSKREVEAMLNTLKKFKEKFREWIS; this is encoded by the coding sequence ATGAGAGAAGAGATCTTGGTTTTCCTCGAGAGGGCAAGGAAGTTCGAAGAGGAAGCAGTGGAGCTCTTCAATAAGGGCGTGTACGACCTGTCCGCCTTTCATATTGAGCAGTCCCTTCAACTCTACTTGAAGTACATTTTAGCGAAGGAACTTGGGTACTTCCCGAGGACAAATAAGCTCTCCAAGCTATTCTCAGAGCTGGCAAATTTAAACAACGACTTTCAAGCATTCTTCGAAGACAACGAGATAATTCTTAGAGATATAGAAGACGCATACATCCTCTCTAGATACTTTCCAAGAGACTACTCGAAAAGAGAAGTCGAAGCAATGCTTAACACTCTGAAAAAGTTCAAGGAGAAGTTCAGAGAATGGATATCGTAA
- a CDS encoding DUF998 domain-containing protein: MSEAVEKRWLLICGGSIVASALTGLLTLVLAVALYTSSPIMPVYPKFLPVGLTFPCINVGYSPTWQYISELGMGPTAPIFNTGMIAAGLLALPAFVVARKVIGSSLTATLGILFGLVGSLCLVGVGVFPMSPAFFIENPHPLVSIGFFSGMCLSAAFIGYAMTKNPMFSKIHGWLGMVVLAVGVILGFTGDPLPEWAAAVAIITWFSTLGFWLLVKAPGKT; encoded by the coding sequence ATGAGTGAGGCTGTGGAGAAACGCTGGCTTCTTATTTGCGGTGGCAGCATAGTTGCTTCGGCGCTCACCGGACTTCTGACGCTAGTCCTCGCAGTGGCCCTCTACACTTCTTCTCCCATAATGCCTGTATATCCGAAGTTCCTCCCTGTGGGTCTGACTTTTCCATGCATCAACGTCGGCTATAGTCCAACCTGGCAGTACATCAGCGAACTTGGAATGGGGCCTACAGCGCCCATATTCAACACCGGGATGATCGCCGCGGGCTTGCTGGCTTTGCCAGCGTTCGTCGTCGCCCGTAAGGTGATAGGAAGCTCGCTCACGGCCACCCTAGGAATCCTGTTCGGGCTAGTGGGGTCCCTTTGCCTTGTCGGGGTTGGGGTTTTCCCCATGTCTCCAGCGTTCTTCATCGAGAACCCGCACCCACTCGTGTCCATAGGTTTCTTTTCAGGGATGTGCCTGTCCGCGGCTTTCATAGGCTACGCGATGACGAAGAACCCCATGTTCTCGAAGATTCACGGCTGGCTTGGAATGGTCGTTCTAGCCGTGGGCGTGATTCTAGGCTTTACGGGTGACCCATTGCCAGAATGGGCTGCAGCAGTAGCAATAATAACGTGGTTCTCAACGCTGGGGTTCTGGCTTCTAGTTAAGGCACCAGGAAAAACTTAG
- a CDS encoding asparagine synthase-related protein, whose amino-acid sequence MGEVERFAALVRVCVEDAVERNAAKGVLLSGGLDTSILVALVSRTRKLTAFTVALEGAPSPDVHYARLVAEKFGVRHVVRFFSFEEALKAAYEVVRVLGVFDPMEVRNSIPIYIALIEASKHVECVMTGDGADELFAGYSFLFELGEEELERKLRSMWSVMSFSSKPLGACLGVGVSLPYLDPVVVDCASKVPARLKVRQDGETVWGKWILRKAFEDVLPHEVAWRTKTPIEVGCGTCTLPKILGEKVGDEEFSEKRKYYLEKDGVELRDKEHLTYYEVYRDIFGPPREAVKSPEGKTCPHCKASIPVNATYCKICGGYPIP is encoded by the coding sequence ATGGGCGAAGTGGAGCGCTTCGCGGCACTCGTACGCGTGTGTGTTGAGGACGCTGTGGAGCGCAATGCGGCTAAGGGAGTTTTACTGTCTGGCGGACTTGACACGTCCATACTTGTTGCACTGGTTTCGAGGACACGTAAGTTGACTGCTTTCACAGTAGCCCTTGAGGGGGCGCCCTCCCCCGACGTCCACTATGCCAGACTGGTGGCGGAGAAGTTCGGCGTCAGACACGTTGTACGCTTCTTCAGTTTCGAAGAGGCTTTGAAAGCTGCCTACGAAGTGGTGCGTGTGCTCGGAGTCTTCGACCCCATGGAGGTGCGCAACAGCATACCGATCTATATTGCTCTGATAGAGGCGTCAAAACACGTTGAATGCGTAATGACGGGCGACGGGGCGGACGAGCTGTTCGCAGGCTACAGCTTCCTTTTCGAGCTAGGCGAAGAGGAGCTTGAGCGTAAGCTTAGGTCCATGTGGAGTGTAATGAGCTTCTCGTCGAAGCCCTTGGGAGCCTGTCTCGGCGTCGGCGTCTCACTACCATACCTAGACCCGGTAGTCGTAGACTGCGCCTCAAAGGTTCCGGCAAGGCTCAAGGTTAGACAAGACGGGGAAACCGTCTGGGGAAAGTGGATTCTAAGGAAAGCCTTCGAAGACGTCTTGCCACACGAGGTAGCTTGGAGAACCAAGACACCCATAGAAGTGGGCTGTGGAACGTGCACCTTGCCAAAAATACTCGGAGAAAAGGTTGGGGACGAAGAGTTCAGCGAAAAAAGGAAGTATTACCTCGAAAAAGACGGCGTGGAGCTTCGCGACAAGGAACACTTGACATACTACGAGGTATACAGGGATATATTCGGCCCCCCAAGGGAAGCGGTGAAATCGCCGGAGGGGAAAACATGCCCGCACTGCAAAGCGTCAATCCCAGTAAACGCTACCTATTGCAAGATTTGCGGCGGCTACCCCATCCCCTAG
- a CDS encoding ferritin-like domain-containing protein, producing MASKKLLDMLNEAIAREIQVSIQYMWQHVQWSGVKGFAVKDELKKIAITEMKHAEAIAERLVYLGGTPTTKPTEIFVGKTLKEMLQRDVKDEENAINLYKEIIAQARAEKDETTAVLFEGILKDEEEHHDTFTTLLEDL from the coding sequence ATGGCTTCTAAAAAACTGCTAGATATGCTTAACGAAGCCATAGCAAGGGAAATCCAGGTCTCAATCCAGTACATGTGGCAGCACGTCCAGTGGAGCGGGGTTAAAGGGTTCGCTGTTAAAGATGAGCTGAAGAAGATAGCCATAACCGAAATGAAGCATGCTGAAGCGATCGCGGAGAGGCTAGTCTACCTGGGGGGAACACCAACAACGAAGCCCACAGAAATATTTGTCGGAAAAACACTTAAAGAGATGCTGCAACGCGACGTAAAAGACGAGGAGAACGCGATTAACCTGTACAAAGAAATAATAGCGCAGGCGCGTGCAGAAAAAGATGAAACAACAGCGGTCCTATTCGAAGGAATACTGAAGGATGAAGAAGAACACCATGACACGTTCACCACTCTGCTGGAAGACCTATGA
- a CDS encoding amidohydrolase family protein — MVINVHAHLAHKDMWSDAFWRFTADGYAKTLGLPREIVMEQLLPQFWASNADVLVRVMDAAGIDKAIVTGVDFGLMPETGEAKWSVEEMNKWVADQANEYPDKLVPLCAVDPRRGERAVKLVEKAVEEWGAKGVKFHPTAGYYPDDPAFYPLYEKCVELGVPLHSHTAALISAPMESKYADPIYIDSVAAKFPDLKIVLVHFGGLTWLLKCVEIMAVRPNVYAEISGHQLGARGMTRYWLSLIRDVLNTPAILGRPLKDRIMFGTDWPYLVSVMGDDAWVNFIKSLPQKGKEYGVEFTDEEVRKLLKENASKLLGL; from the coding sequence ATGGTTATTAACGTACATGCACATTTAGCGCACAAAGATATGTGGTCTGATGCTTTTTGGAGGTTCACTGCAGATGGGTATGCTAAGACACTCGGACTGCCTAGAGAGATTGTGATGGAACAGTTACTTCCACAGTTCTGGGCTTCTAATGCAGATGTTCTCGTCAGGGTTATGGATGCAGCGGGGATCGATAAGGCAATAGTCACAGGAGTTGACTTTGGGCTTATGCCTGAGACAGGCGAGGCCAAGTGGTCTGTTGAGGAGATGAATAAATGGGTTGCCGACCAAGCTAATGAGTATCCGGACAAGCTAGTTCCTCTATGTGCAGTTGACCCTAGGAGGGGTGAAAGAGCTGTCAAGCTCGTCGAGAAGGCTGTGGAGGAATGGGGGGCGAAGGGGGTAAAGTTTCACCCAACAGCGGGGTATTATCCAGACGATCCTGCCTTCTATCCCCTCTACGAGAAGTGCGTCGAGCTGGGAGTGCCTCTGCACTCCCACACGGCAGCATTGATATCAGCTCCCATGGAGTCAAAGTATGCCGACCCGATATACATAGACAGTGTCGCAGCGAAGTTCCCTGACCTGAAAATAGTTCTCGTCCATTTCGGCGGGTTGACGTGGCTACTTAAGTGTGTGGAGATAATGGCTGTCCGGCCAAACGTTTACGCTGAAATCTCGGGGCACCAGCTGGGTGCTAGGGGAATGACGCGCTACTGGCTCAGCCTCATCCGGGATGTGCTCAACACACCAGCCATATTAGGGCGACCATTAAAAGACAGGATAATGTTCGGCACCGACTGGCCTTACCTGGTCTCGGTGATGGGTGACGATGCCTGGGTCAATTTCATAAAGTCCCTGCCCCAAAAGGGGAAGGAGTACGGGGTAGAATTCACCGATGAGGAAGTACGTAAACTCTTAAAAGAAAACGCGAGCAAGCTACTGGGCCTATAG
- a CDS encoding flavodoxin family protein has translation MFVEVLILVSVLVVYDSRTGNTEKAAFLIAEGVKSVKGVNCVVKRVDDVKLEDLLSADGILIGSPTYYGGVSAKVKDLIDRSIAIHGRLEGKVGGAFTTSGGTATGAETTLLSIIQAMLIHGMIVKGNPRDKHYGLAVVEAPESEEDKELCREFGRSFAELTLKLSKTSSR, from the coding sequence GTGTTCGTGGAGGTTTTAATCTTGGTGAGCGTGTTAGTGGTTTATGATTCGAGGACGGGGAACACTGAAAAAGCGGCTTTTCTCATAGCTGAGGGTGTGAAGAGCGTTAAAGGTGTGAACTGTGTGGTTAAAAGGGTTGACGATGTTAAGCTGGAGGATTTACTGAGCGCTGACGGAATATTGATAGGGTCGCCGACGTACTATGGTGGGGTGAGCGCCAAGGTGAAGGACCTGATTGACAGGAGTATCGCCATCCACGGCAGGCTTGAGGGTAAGGTTGGAGGGGCTTTCACCACGTCTGGTGGCACGGCGACAGGTGCTGAAACAACGCTGCTATCAATAATTCAAGCCATGTTAATCCACGGTATGATAGTTAAGGGTAACCCGAGGGACAAGCACTACGGGCTGGCTGTCGTAGAAGCGCCGGAGAGCGAGGAAGACAAGGAGTTGTGCAGGGAGTTCGGGCGCAGCTTCGCCGAACTAACCCTAAAACTCTCCAAAACTTCCAGCCGGTAA
- a CDS encoding cofactor-independent phosphoglycerate mutase — protein MKYVVIVGDGMADYPLDELGGKTPLQIARKPNMDMVACRGKCGLLKAIPEGLPAGSDVAILSILGYDPEKYYTGRGPIEAAALGVELRDGDVAFRCNLVTLEGGVMADYSAGHISSGEARELINALNEEIGSGSVRFYSGVSYRNILVISGGRFEGLECTPPHDITGMRVEEYLPRGEGSELLLELMRAAQRVLEEHPVNVRRVREGKRPANSIWPWGYGVKPRLQRFEERFGVRGAIISAVDLVRGLGVLTGLRVVNVPGATGYYDTNYAGKGEYALKALEDVDFVLVHVEAPDEAGHAGDIENKVKAIERIDSEILGRVLREIDTISSDYRVAVLADHPTPIVKRTHTRDPSPVAVLSSNEDGDEVEGFDEFSVRRGSLGLIRGHDFMSRFIGR, from the coding sequence TTGAAGTACGTCGTTATAGTAGGGGATGGTATGGCTGACTATCCCCTCGACGAACTGGGCGGTAAGACTCCTTTGCAGATTGCCCGTAAGCCAAACATGGACATGGTCGCCTGTAGGGGTAAATGCGGCTTGCTGAAGGCTATTCCTGAAGGGTTGCCAGCTGGATCCGACGTGGCCATCTTGTCCATTCTGGGTTATGACCCGGAGAAGTATTACACTGGGCGTGGGCCGATAGAGGCCGCCGCCTTGGGTGTGGAGCTCCGGGATGGAGACGTTGCCTTCCGCTGCAACCTGGTGACTTTGGAGGGAGGTGTGATGGCGGATTACAGTGCGGGGCACATTAGTAGCGGCGAGGCGAGGGAGCTCATCAACGCTCTCAACGAGGAGATTGGAAGCGGCTCCGTGAGGTTTTACAGCGGTGTGAGTTACAGGAATATCCTAGTCATTTCTGGTGGGAGGTTTGAGGGGTTAGAGTGCACCCCTCCTCACGACATAACGGGTATGAGAGTGGAGGAATACCTTCCGAGGGGGGAGGGGAGCGAGCTGCTACTGGAGCTAATGAGGGCTGCGCAGAGGGTGCTTGAAGAGCACCCGGTTAACGTTAGGAGGGTTAGAGAGGGGAAGAGGCCGGCGAACTCTATATGGCCGTGGGGTTACGGGGTGAAGCCTAGGCTGCAGCGCTTCGAGGAGAGATTTGGGGTTCGCGGGGCCATAATTTCGGCTGTAGACTTGGTTAGGGGGCTTGGAGTGCTCACTGGACTGAGGGTTGTTAACGTCCCCGGTGCCACAGGGTACTACGACACGAACTACGCTGGGAAGGGCGAGTACGCGTTAAAAGCTCTAGAAGACGTGGATTTCGTGCTCGTTCACGTTGAGGCGCCGGATGAGGCGGGGCACGCTGGAGACATAGAGAACAAGGTGAAAGCCATAGAGAGAATAGATAGCGAAATTCTTGGGAGGGTGTTGAGGGAAATAGACACCATTAGCAGCGACTACAGGGTGGCGGTGTTAGCCGACCACCCGACCCCCATAGTCAAGAGGACGCACACGCGTGACCCGTCGCCCGTGGCTGTTCTTTCAAGCAACGAAGATGGGGACGAGGTTGAAGGCTTCGACGAGTTCTCCGTCAGGAGGGGGAGTCTAGGGTTGATAAGGGGACATGATTTCATGAGCCGCTTCATAGGACGCTGA
- a CDS encoding NTP transferase domain-containing protein, which produces MRKVDGLIMAGGIGSRFGVAEKPMARLKGRPMIDYVVTAVRQAVSVKRVYVAVSPHTPNTKRHLEEAWRGSVQLVQTPGAGYVEDLRYAAAQIKSQVILVCPADMPLLREALLDAVVDYFFTCGKSSLVAVVPLQLVVSLGLKPTLVMKIDGEDFVPSGVNVVDGVKLASGGVLEECYFKSSFKEFAVNVNTREELEVAEKLLETQVSLSVL; this is translated from the coding sequence TTGCGTAAAGTCGACGGGTTAATAATGGCTGGAGGAATTGGGTCGAGGTTTGGCGTGGCGGAGAAGCCCATGGCTCGGCTTAAGGGGCGACCCATGATAGACTACGTGGTGACAGCCGTGAGGCAAGCGGTCTCGGTGAAAAGAGTTTACGTTGCGGTGAGCCCCCACACTCCGAACACCAAACGCCACTTGGAGGAAGCTTGGAGGGGGTCTGTCCAGCTTGTGCAAACCCCGGGGGCTGGATACGTTGAAGACCTCAGGTATGCTGCCGCTCAGATAAAGTCTCAGGTTATACTAGTGTGCCCGGCAGACATGCCCCTGCTCAGAGAGGCGCTGCTCGACGCTGTAGTCGACTACTTCTTTACATGTGGTAAGTCGTCGCTTGTAGCGGTCGTCCCCCTACAGCTCGTAGTTAGCTTAGGATTGAAGCCCACCTTGGTCATGAAAATAGACGGAGAGGACTTCGTTCCATCCGGGGTTAACGTGGTCGACGGCGTAAAGTTGGCGTCTGGGGGGGTGCTTGAAGAGTGCTATTTCAAGTCAAGCTTCAAGGAGTTTGCGGTAAACGTGAATACCAGGGAGGAGTTAGAGGTTGCCGAGAAGCTCCTCGAAACACAGGTGTCGCTCAGCGTCCTATGA
- the cobS gene encoding adenosylcobinamide-GDP ribazoletransferase: protein MGAWNSLKLLFSFFTVIPLKHTGSLDKAAGYLALTSVVGAFYGLLAGATLTVTGLLLPPLPSAALTLLVVNVFNGFLHMDGLVDFGDGLTAVGGREEKLRAMKDVHVGAGGVAVALLVTVSSLALYSSIPWVYALLSAFIVELACTNSMLACACAGKPSGSGLGSFFAENVSWKDLLASLAISVALASLLFAASAHLLSLSTSYELAPLIPLSLAVSVAVGLAVAYLSNRVFGCVTGDALGACRELSRIPLLITVLVVTLA from the coding sequence ATGGGCGCCTGGAACTCCCTAAAACTACTCTTCTCCTTCTTCACCGTAATCCCTCTGAAGCACACGGGCTCGCTTGATAAGGCGGCCGGCTACCTCGCCTTAACCTCTGTGGTTGGAGCCTTTTACGGTCTCCTAGCCGGCGCAACATTAACAGTTACCGGTCTTCTGCTCCCCCCTCTGCCCTCAGCCGCCCTGACACTCCTGGTTGTAAATGTCTTCAACGGGTTCTTGCACATGGATGGTCTTGTCGACTTCGGAGACGGGTTAACGGCTGTCGGAGGCAGGGAGGAGAAGCTGAGAGCGATGAAGGACGTGCATGTGGGTGCGGGCGGAGTAGCTGTAGCCCTACTGGTCACCGTGTCCTCCCTTGCACTCTATAGTAGTATACCGTGGGTTTACGCTTTGCTTTCAGCGTTCATTGTCGAGCTGGCTTGCACGAACTCGATGCTCGCTTGCGCATGCGCGGGGAAGCCCAGTGGATCGGGTCTTGGAAGCTTTTTCGCTGAAAACGTCAGCTGGAAGGATCTGTTAGCCTCCCTAGCCATCTCAGTAGCACTAGCATCCCTTCTCTTCGCCGCGTCGGCGCACCTTTTGAGCCTTTCCACATCATACGAGCTCGCCCCCCTCATACCCCTCTCGCTTGCGGTGAGCGTTGCGGTGGGGCTGGCTGTGGCATATCTGTCGAACAGGGTTTTCGGCTGCGTGACCGGAGACGCTCTGGGGGCTTGCCGTGAGCTTTCGAGAATCCCCCTACTCATAACGGTGTTGGTGGTTACACTTGCGTAA